DNA sequence from the Stenotrophomonas sp. 24(2023) genome:
CGTGGCGCAGCTCCGATCACGACCCGCTGCTGCTGGGCTTCGACAAGTAAGGTGTCGCCGGGCCAGGCCCGGCGGCTCACCCCCAGGCGATCAGGCCGATCGCCAGTACCGCCAGCGCCAGCCCGGCGCGGTTCCAGCGCGTGGTCGATTCGCCGAAGGCGGCCATGCCGACCACCGCGCCCAGCACCACCACGCCGATGTTCATGCCGGCGAACACCGTCGCCGGGCTGTCCGGGAACGCCTGGTGGGCGTGCACGTAGAACAGGATGTTGCCGCCGTTGAGCAGGCCCAGCAGGCCGCCACCGGCAGCATGGCGCCAGGCCAGGCGGCTGTGGCCGCGCAGGTGGCGCCACAGCTGCAGTGCCAGCATCAGCCCGAAGGCGATGCTGAAACAGGCCAGCAGCGCGGCCATCGATGGCGTGCCCGACAGCGCCACCTGCTTGAGCAGGATGTCCACCGCCGCAAAGCCGATCCAGACGCCGACCAGCCAGCGCCAGCTGCCCGCCGATGCCGCCACGGCCGGCCCGCGCGGGCGCAGGCTGATGGCCACCATCGCCACCAGCCCCAGCCCCAGCCCGGCCAGTTTCCAGGCGGTGGCGCTCTGCCCGAAGAACGCGAAGGCGGCCACCAGTGACAGCAGCAGCGACAGGCGCTGGGCCACATCGCTGCGGACGATGCCGGCCACCGCCACCGCACGTCCCAGCACCAGGAAGATCGACGGCAACACCACCGCCAGCACCAGCAGCGCAGGCCACGGGGCATGCGGGCTGCGCAGGCTGTCCAGCGGCGGCTGCAGCACGGTGGCGGTCAGTGCGGCGGCCACCAGGTAGTTCCAGGTGATCATCTGCGGCACATCCAGGCGGTACCGCGCGGCCAGCTTCAGCAGCACGGAGACCAGCACGCTGCAGAGCACGGCCAGGGAAAGGGAGAGCATGGGGCGGGGGCAGGGCAGTGGTGGGGGGCGTTATCATGGTGCCATGCAAAATTCCCCCGCTCCCGCCTTTCCCACCGAATCCGGCAGCCTGACCCTGGCCGGTCCGGCCGGCCCGCTGGATGGTGTGGTCGACCTGCCGGCCGCCGACGTACCGGCGCGGCCGATCGTGGCCGTCGTCTGCCACCCGTTGTCCACCGAGGGCGGCACCATGCACAACAAGGTGGTGACCATGGTCGCCACCGCTCTGCGCGCGCAGGGCATCACCACGGTGCGCTTCAACTTCCGCAGCGTCGGCACCTCGGCCGGGGAGTTCGACCATGGCAATGGCGAGCAGGATGACCTCAAGGCCGTGGTCGCCTGGGTGCGTGCGCAGCGCCCGCAGGACCGGTTGTGGCTGGCCGGCTTCAGCTTCGGTGCGTTCGTGTCGCTGAAGGCCGCCGCCGACCTGCAGCCGGAAGCGCTGATCTCGGTCGCACCGCCGGCCGGCCGCTGGGATTTTTCCGGCGTGCAGCCGCCGGCCCGCTGGCTGGTCATCCAGGGCGAACAGGACGAGATCGTCGATCCGCAGGCGGTCTATGACTGGCTGCCGACGGTGGGTGCCCCCCATGAACTGGTGCGCATGCCCGATACCAGCCACTTCTTCCACCGCAAGCTGATCGACCTGCGCGGCGCGGTGACCCACGGGGTCAAGCACTGGCTGGACGGCGCGGCATGAACGAGGCGGTGTTGACCCCCTCGCAACGCTACGCCGCCGGCGCAGCACGGGGCGAGTGGCAGGACGACCCGGCCCAGCACGCGGCGCTGGCCGAGCTGGACCGCATCCACCTGGCCCTGCTGGACGATGCCGATGATGGCTGGCTGGACCGCCTGGCCGCGTTCTGGAAAAAGCCCGAGCCGGTCAAGGGCCTGTATTTCTGGGGCGGCGTGGGCCGCGGCAAGACCTTCCTGGTCGATCTGTTCTACGACGGCCTGCCGGTCAAGCAGAAGTACCGTACCCACTTCCACCGCTTCATGCGCGGCATCCACGAGCGGCTGCGCGAACACCAGGGCCAGAGCGACCCGCTGGCCAGGATCGCCCAGGAATGGCGCAGCAACCTGCGCGTGCTGGTGCTGGATGAGTTCTTCGTCACCGACATCGGCGATGCGATGCTGCTGGCACGCCTGCTCGAGCGGCTGTTCGCCGAGGGCGTGACCCTGGTGACCACCTCCAACACGGCGGTGGAGAACCTGTACCTCAACGGCCTGCAGCGCGACAGCTTCCTGCCGGCCATCGGCCTGCTGCAGCGCTTCTGCGTGGAGCTGTACGCCGAGGGGACCGAGGACTACCGCATGCGTGCGCTGACCCGCTCGCCGGTCTATCGCGCGCCGTTGGCGGCCGACAGCGACGACTGGCTGGCCGCGCGCTGGGCCGAACTGAGCGGCGCGCAGCCGGCCAGGGCCGGCAACATCGAGATCGAAGGCCGCAAGATTCCGGTGCGCGGCCGCGGCAAGAGCATCGCCTGGTTTGACTTCGCCGCCCTGTGCGAGGGCCCGCGCGGCCCCTCGGACTACATCGAGATCGCGCACGAGTTCAACACGGTGCTGCTGGGGGGCATTCCGGCCTTCGACCGCCTGAACGAAGACGCCGCACGCCGGTTCGTCAACCTGATCGACGAGTTGTACGACCGCCACGTCAACCTGGTGTGCACCGCCAGCACCTCGCCGATCGAGCTGTATACCGGCCAGCGCCTGCAGGGTGCGTTCGAGCGCACCGCCTCGCGCCTGATCGAAATGCAGAGCGCCGAGTACCTGGGTACCCCGCACCGGGCCTAGAAGGCGGCTTGTGGTGGCCTTCGCGGTCCCGGGCCGTCAGCGCACCGGCGCCACCGAGTTCCCGCGCGGGTGTTCATCCGGCCCGGCTGACACATGCAGGCCCTGGCGGGGTTGCCCGGCGGGTACCTGCACGGCGTCGGTGCGCTGCAGCAGCTGCAGCGGCTGGCCCTGGTAGCGCACTTCCAGCGCATCCTGGGTGTCGGCCAGGGCCTGTACCAGCGGGCACAGGGCCCGGGCCCGCGCCTCCAGCTGCGGGCCGAGTGCTTCCAGGCGCTGGTCCAGTTCCTTGTCCTTGCGCTCGGCGCGTTTCTCGATGGCACCGGCGCGGCCGGTGACGACCTGCCACATCACGCTGCGTGCCATCGACCCGGCCAGCGACTCGGCCATGGCCTCCACATGCTGGTCGAACCCCTCGCCAAAGGTGTCCTGTTCCCAGTAGCCACGGCCCAGGCTGCCATCGATCCAGGCATCGGCCTGCCTGCGCAGCTTGCGGATCTTGCGGCTGTTGGCGGTGCCGGTGAGCATTTCATAGACCCCGTTGAACACCTCGAAGGTCATTCCGGAAACCTCGTGGGCCAGCGCGGTGGCGGCGGGCATCAACTGGCGCCCGCCGGCCTCCAGCTGCCGCAGGCGCACGGCGTCGGCGTCGCTGACCGGTACGATCGTGCCGTCCAGGCTCAGTACGCCATCGTGGAAGGCCACCTCGTGCGGGGCCTGCGGCCCATGGCGCAGCCAGATGCCGCCACTGTCCACCAGCACGTCATAGTCGGTCCGGATGCCGCACGCGTCCGAACGCAGCGTCGGTGCTTCGGCCGCGCGCGCCGGCGCGATGGCCGTGGCCAGCAGCAGGCCCAGGGCAGTCAGGCGCAGTGGCATGGGGCATTCCTTGCGGGGGCAGGCCACCAGCATCCACGCCCGCGCGCGGGCCGTCACCGGCCGGAAGTCACACGGGCCCGCCCCTGGGGCGTCCATCCACCGGCTGCCCACCACCTATCCACAGGGTTGTCCCTGGCCAGTTTCGTCACGGTCATGTGAAGCTGTCATTGTTCCGTTTTCGCGGCGCGTTGTACCACCGCCGTGACGTGTTCCGGGCTTGACTGCGCAGCCCGTTCCGGCAGGTCCGAAGCGTCCAATCGCGCCGTTGATGGCATGATCCTTGCGCTGCAAGGGATTACCAAATTTCACTACATTTGGCGTTGACGGGCACCTGGACCCCCACTATCTTGTGGCCGTCGGTCGCAGCGACCCCAAGTGACGGGTCCAGGGCAGTACCTTCCCGCGACCGCCACCGGCAGCGGCTGGCGCAGGGTCTCATTCCCTGCGACGCCGTCCTGCCATCCTGGGCTGTCATGTCCCGGGCCGCGCTACCCGATGCACCGTGCACCCCCCAAATCACGCCAAGAGGACACCGCCGTGACCACCGAATCCAGCGCCACCATCGATAAGGAAAGCGAGTTCCTGCTGACCTCGCCGCCGACGGCCAACGCGATGAGCGTGACCAAGCGCAATGGCACGACCGAACTGGTGGACCTGAACAAGATCGTGCGCGCGGTG
Encoded proteins:
- a CDS encoding EamA/RhaT family transporter gives rise to the protein MLSLSLAVLCSVLVSVLLKLAARYRLDVPQMITWNYLVAAALTATVLQPPLDSLRSPHAPWPALLVLAVVLPSIFLVLGRAVAVAGIVRSDVAQRLSLLLSLVAAFAFFGQSATAWKLAGLGLGLVAMVAISLRPRGPAVAASAGSWRWLVGVWIGFAAVDILLKQVALSGTPSMAALLACFSIAFGLMLALQLWRHLRGHSRLAWRHAAGGGLLGLLNGGNILFYVHAHQAFPDSPATVFAGMNIGVVVLGAVVGMAAFGESTTRWNRAGLALAVLAIGLIAWG
- a CDS encoding alpha/beta fold hydrolase — protein: MQNSPAPAFPTESGSLTLAGPAGPLDGVVDLPAADVPARPIVAVVCHPLSTEGGTMHNKVVTMVATALRAQGITTVRFNFRSVGTSAGEFDHGNGEQDDLKAVVAWVRAQRPQDRLWLAGFSFGAFVSLKAAADLQPEALISVAPPAGRWDFSGVQPPARWLVIQGEQDEIVDPQAVYDWLPTVGAPHELVRMPDTSHFFHRKLIDLRGAVTHGVKHWLDGAA
- the zapE gene encoding cell division protein ZapE — translated: MNEAVLTPSQRYAAGAARGEWQDDPAQHAALAELDRIHLALLDDADDGWLDRLAAFWKKPEPVKGLYFWGGVGRGKTFLVDLFYDGLPVKQKYRTHFHRFMRGIHERLREHQGQSDPLARIAQEWRSNLRVLVLDEFFVTDIGDAMLLARLLERLFAEGVTLVTTSNTAVENLYLNGLQRDSFLPAIGLLQRFCVELYAEGTEDYRMRALTRSPVYRAPLAADSDDWLAARWAELSGAQPARAGNIEIEGRKIPVRGRGKSIAWFDFAALCEGPRGPSDYIEIAHEFNTVLLGGIPAFDRLNEDAARRFVNLIDELYDRHVNLVCTASTSPIELYTGQRLQGAFERTASRLIEMQSAEYLGTPHRA
- a CDS encoding DUF2884 family protein; translated protein: MPLRLTALGLLLATAIAPARAAEAPTLRSDACGIRTDYDVLVDSGGIWLRHGPQAPHEVAFHDGVLSLDGTIVPVSDADAVRLRQLEAGGRQLMPAATALAHEVSGMTFEVFNGVYEMLTGTANSRKIRKLRRQADAWIDGSLGRGYWEQDTFGEGFDQHVEAMAESLAGSMARSVMWQVVTGRAGAIEKRAERKDKELDQRLEALGPQLEARARALCPLVQALADTQDALEVRYQGQPLQLLQRTDAVQVPAGQPRQGLHVSAGPDEHPRGNSVAPVR